The sequence below is a genomic window from Candidatus Hydrogenedens sp..
CTAAAGAGCCCTGGAAGACTACCAGGTTGATAGGCTGGAGGTGTAAGCATGGCGACATGTTTAGCCGACCAGTACTAATAGCTCGTGAGGCTTGGTCTTATGTTCTCATAAGACAGATAATTCCCCTACGAGCCCATGTTTCTTATTCTTGTCCTACCTTGCATTCACTGTCGATGTCTTTATAAAAGTTTAATTTATACGAGTTTGCCGGTGACTATAGCGGTAGGGAAACACCCGTTCCCATTCCGAACACGGAAGTTAAGCCTACCAGCGCCGATGGTACTGCGGGGCTTCCCCCGTGGGAGAGTAGGTCGTCGCCGGCATTTTTTTTGTTTTAAACTGTCGAACCAGTCGAACGTGTCGGATTGGTCAGAAAAAAGTATTGGTGGAGTGGTTTTGGTGTATAATGTAAATAACAACACTTAACATAAGAAGACATAAAATGAAACACATTACATTACAACTAATTAAAGAGTATCTGGAACGATTCGGCTGGAAAAATTATGAAGCGGTAAATGAACCTTTTGAACAAGAAGGGATAATTTATACAGGTTGGCGTTCTTCAGAAAATAGTCCTGTGTATATGGTGTGCATTGACCCGATGATAGAAAAGAAATGCCTTTCCTTCCGAACCCAAAATCTAATAAGAGCACCATTTGATAAAATACCCAAAGAACAGATACTTAATTTGCTTTTAGCGTTAGAATGGATTAATTATCGTATCATCATAGGGAAGTTTGCTTATGAACCTGTCTATGGTGATATTCGCTTTTCAATAGACCTGCCTATTGATGAAAATACAATTTCTTATGAACAATTTGTTCATTCTTTAGGGCTGGTCGTGGAAGTAGTGGAAACTTATGCCCCTATAATTGTAATGATTTTGGAAGGGAAGGTTACTGCGGAACGGTTTATTCAGAATGATTTGAGGGGTGAAGTTCTTTTAGAAAAAACCATGATGAGCAAGATATTGAAAGATTTACTCAGCGGATTGGGTAGAGTTAATTTAAATTGAATTGGGCAGGACACGTCGGACGAGTCAGACAAGTCGGACACATTTTTTCATACTTGCAATTTGTGAGATAATTTACACATAATAAGAAATCTATTTATCGTCTTTTTTGATTCCCTTTTAATAAATACTAAGATGAGGTGTTGTTTTATGATGCGTATTTCACATCCAAATGAGGATAAGGGAAATTCGTTCAGGGAACTATATACAAAATATGTAGGGCATGGTCAACAAACCTATACTCCCTCACAAATTGTTGTTGAGAAAGCCCAAGGGGTATGTTTGTGGACAGTGGATGGTAGAAAATTATACGATTTCACTTCAGGTGTGTTGGTCAGTAATTTAGGGTATGCACATCCTCTATTTGAGAAGAAGTTTAAAGAATATTACAGTGCATATCCGAGAAATACTTATAACATGATTACACCTGTTCAGGTGGAAGCATCAAAGCGACTGGTCGAAAGTTTTGGATATGCTAAAGCCCAAAAAATATTATGGTCGGCAAGCGGTTCGGAAGGTATTCAGAAAGCGATGTGGACTGCTCTACATAGGTATCCTGATAGGCATATTATTCTTGCAACACGTCACGGTTTTCATGGAAAAAAAGGACTTGCGTCCGATGTAACAGGTGATAGCAGTCCGAATCCGAATGTTCGATGGGTATCGTTTCCGATGGGTGAAGGCTATGGTGAGGATTATTATCAAAAAGAATTAGACGAATTATGGAAAACATATCCAAATAAGATTGCTTTATTAATTACCGAGCCATACTTAGGAGCCAAAGGGTCTTATCATCCGCCGAAATGGTATCATCAATTATTGCAAAAATGGTGTAATTTACATGATATACCTTTTATTTTTGATGAGGTTCAGTCGTGTTTTGGCAGAACAGGTAATATGTATGCTTTTCAAACATATGGAGTAGAACCCGATTTGGTTGTCTTAGGGAAAGGTATGGCGAGTGGAGAGCCCGCCTCAGCTGTTGTAGGTAGAGAGGATTTAATAGAGGCATTGGATTATGGTGAAGCATCCGATACGTTTAGCGCAAGCACATCTGCTTGTTGTGCTGTTTGTGCGACTATGGACGTTTTTGAAGAAGCAAAGATTGTTGAGCATGTGAAATGTACCGCACCAGTATTACATGAATTGTTAATTAAGTTGAAAGAAGAATTCCCGTTTATTACAGATGTGCGAGGTGAAGGGATGGTCTACGGTATAGATTGTGTAAATGCAGACATAGCAAATCGATGTGTGTTAGAGGCTTATTATGGGACCGGCAACGAAGGTGTTCATTTTTTAGGTCCATTAGCGAAAAAAGTTCTTCGTGTCAGTCCGCCATTAGTAATAACGAAAGAAGAACTGGAATATGCGTATCGGTTATTAGTTTCCGCATGGAAACGTATCTAAGTGGAAAAATTGGATATGAATGAAAGTAAATTAGTAGATGAATTATTGATGTTGATGAGAAAAGTATCGCTATTTACTGAGGAAGTAGCGAGGCAAAAGCAGGAACATGTTCAATCAAAGCAAGATTATTCACCAGTGACAATTGCTGATTATGGAGCCCAAATTCTTGTTGGTTATTGGTTAAGTCAGAATTATAGTGGCGATGCTTTAATTGCTGAAGAATCGTCCAAAGCATTGTTAGAATCTGGAGAACAAAATTTCCTTGAAAATTTATACCAGTTGTTATCTCTTTACGAAAATAATTTAAAGAAAGAACATATTCTCCAATATTTAGACTTTAATTCTGACATCACAAATCCCAAATCTTTCTGGGTATTAGACCCTCTGGATGGTACAAAAGGCTTTTTGCGTGGAGACCAATATGCCATTTCATTAGCATATATAAAAGATAGGGTGCTCGAATTGGGTGTTTTGGCATGCCCTCGACTTCGACTTCCGAATATTATTAAAACGGATACCGCAGGTTGCGTCTTTTTTGCACAGAAAGGGCGAGGGGCATGGGTTACATCATTAGTAGATAAAGCAGAATGGTTCCCAATTCATGTCTCAGAATGCACCCGTTTTGAAGATGCGAGATTGCTTCGTTCCTATGAATCCAAGCATACAAATTTGAGAGATACAGAACAATTTCTGTTGAAATCAAGAATTACAAAGAGCGTGCCGATAGATAGTCAAGTAAAATATGGGCTATTAGCAAGTGGTGAAGGCGAAATTATTCTCCGCTTTCCACCAGAAGAGAATCCTGAATATCGCGAGAAGATATGGGACCATGCAGGTGGTGCTATTGTATTAGAAGAAGCAGGTGGAAAAGTAACGGATGTGCGTGGTGCCTCGTTTCAATTTAATGGAGATCCTTTATTAAAAAACTCTATCGGTGTGTTTGCTTCTAATGGTTATTTACATCATTTAGGTTTGGAAATATTGAAAGAAATATTGCAACATGAGAGGAAAGGGTAACAATGAAGGTAGCTGTTATCGGTGCTGGTATTGCAGGATTAACGACTGCATATTTTTTGTCTGATAAGCACAAGGTGTTCGTATATGAAAAATCAAACCGACCTGGAGGTGGTATTTTTTCCATTAAATACAAAGAAGAGAATCTGGAGTCAAATATAGATTTAGGGTTTACAGTCTATAATAGGACTCATTATCCAAATCTTGTAAATCTGCTGGACAAATTAAATTTGCGTTCTCAGGAAGTTCCCAAACGAGTTATTATTAATTATTCCAAGCAGGGTTTATGCTGGTGTTTGGGTGAAAAATTTCAGAGTTTCCCCTTTGTAACTTCATATTTTAAGCCCGTCAATTATAGAGTTATGTCTGCTTGGAAAAAACTTAAAAAGCAAAGTAAACCATTTTTAAATAAAAAGGATCTTAAAATATCTTTATCAGAATATTTAGATGAACAAAAAATTCCTGTGGATGTGCAGAATATATTTATTCTACCATTAGTTCAATCTTTTTGGTGTGGTTTAACCAGTACGTTAAAGGAAATTCCAGCCTATTCCTTCTTTTCTTTTTTAGATAGGATGGGATTCTTGGATGATGATGAAGAATCACAGTGGCGAGTAGTTCGTGGCGGTGCATTCCGAATCATTAGCCAGATTATATCAGGGCTAATTTATCCTATCCGTTTTCAAACAGAAGTTACGTGTGTTCGTAGGCACCCTGACTATGTAGAAATTACCACACGTTCTGGTGAGAAAGAAACGTTTGATGCGGTTGTTATTGCAACACCAGCAGACGAAGCATTGAAAATATTAGAGAAACCGACGGAATCCGAGACAGCAATATTAGGCTCCTATGGATATGAGCAGTTTAGTATAGCATTTCATAAAGATGAGCGATTTGCCCAGACTGCCTTAAAAACCCCATTCTCATGGTATATACAAGCGAGTGGAGACCCAACAAAGATTCCTCCTGTTATAACATGGGATATAAATCAACTACAACAATTACCATTTAAGTCGAGGCTATTTTTGACTATTGCCCCTCGTGAAGGATGTATCCCAAAAGATAAACTTATTTATATGTTTCAACGAAAGGCACCAAAAGCCACATGGAAAATGTTAAGTGTCCAAAGAAGATTCAGCGAAATATCAGGAATGAATAGAACATATTATTGTAGCGATTATTGGGGAGAAGGAATGCTTGAAGATTCTATTGAAACGGCGATGCAAGTAGTGCAGATGTTAAGCAAGGAGAAAAGGAATATTTAGAAAACATGGTTGCCCTTCTCTATACGGATATGTTATCGCTTACGGATACGGGGTTGGTGAACTTTTATATCAGGTTTTGAAGAGGGCATATTTTCAGAGGAAGTTTGGTCCGTATTAGATGGTGGTGGAGATGGAGGATTTGTTTGTTCCTTCCACCAATTTGCCCATTGTTGAGGTGATGCAGGCAAATTCATCCCTGTTTTTTGACTTAAAATAGTTGCAACTCTCAACGATAAATTTGGATTTTTCTCCATAACCTCTATAAAAAATGGGACTATTATTTCCAATGGGTAATTACCCACTTTTTCTAATAGGTATTCTGCTACCTTTGGAGCAACGGGTATTTCTCCTAATAATATTCGCCGAATCTGTTCTTCTGAATAAGTCCCTCCATATTCGGATATAGCATGAGCAGAAAGAAGTGCCACAGAAACAAAAGGACTTTGTATCACTTGAAGCCATTGGTCTATAGGTGTTGAATGAGGCATGTTTGCTAATGCCTGAACACAGGTGTAAGCCATTTCTTCGGAGGAACTGTTTTGAAATTCATTCCAAAGTAAAGGAACAGATTTCTCTGAACGAATTCTGCCCAATGTATAAATAATAGCCCGATGTTGAGGAGGAGGCAATTGTCTTTCCTTTAAACGTTGTATTAACGGTTCCTCTAATTCCTGCTTCAAATCGGGCAGGAGTTGATTTAAAATTAATGCCTGGTCTGCTGTACCGTTGGCAAGATATTTTAATAATTCTTGAACAAAATATTCTGAATTCTTGGAATATATTTTCTTACAGGCTGAGAGTTTCATTTCGTAGGATGGGAAGGTGAATAGTTCTTCGAATTTGGGTAACCAATCAGGATCGTTTGAAGCAAAAATCTGTTCCTTTAAGATGGGGTCTGTTGTTTTTGAGAGAACATTCGATGGGAAAGTGGTTTCATGGTCTTGAAGAAATAGATTTATTGGCAACTTTGGTGATTCATCAGGAATAAGGAATTCATAATGAACCGATTGATTTAATTGTTCTATTCTTTTTGAAGTATTCTCGACAAGAGCTGGGTCCGAAGTTATTTCCGAAGTGTTTATTGTCAAAAATTGATTTTCATCACAAAAACAGAAGAGAGGAAGAAGAAAGATTAAGGGCAAAACTTTTTTCCACAATGTGTCATTCTTGTTTTGAGTAATGAACATATTACCTTGTTAGCTCCAGCAATTGTCCCTCACCAGCTTTTAAGTTAAATTTAACGCCGTTACCTTTTATCTCTTTTATCTGGTCACAGTCTAATATTTTTATTGTTTTAAAACGATGAGAAAAATAAATAGACACTTCTCGGTATGGAATATCCTCCCATTCTTTGCTTATTCTACAGTCTACAACCATAGCAAGTGCGTTTTCCCCTTTTTTTTCTAAAATACCAACTATAAGGTATTTATCCATCGCATCGATTACACTTCCTATCCCTGGTTTTTTTAAGCCTTTTATTTTTTTCATCTCTGGGTTTTCTGGGAAGGCGGTGCTGAAAATGGCAGTAGATTCTCTTGAAACAATATAATCTCCCCAAAAAGCTATTCGATTGTTTACCTCTTTTGCGATGGTATATAAAGGGGTATAATTACACGACTTTGTTCTATCATCCATAGACTCCTCTTTGAGGAGGCTATTCTGAAAAGCACTACCTCCATAATGAAAATACCAAATTCCCTTTGCTCCGAAGGCAATCGCAAGATATGCAGGGAAGCGAATTAATGAATCACTGGGGAAAAAGGTGTATTTCGTTCCAGGCAAACCTTGAACATAAAACATAGGCCAGAAAACAAGTCCATATTTTTTGCATTCGCTACTCCACTTTGCATATTCGGAGATATATTTTATAGCCAGCATGTCTGATGGAAGATGCCATTCATTTAAAGGGGGATATATTTGTGGATTAGAAAAAGGATTATTAAATTTTGCCAGATTTTTTGGTGGAATCCATCCGCAAAGCCATGGTATAAGTTGTGGTTGTGGTCGTTGGTATAGAAAATCGGTGCATGCTTTTGTTCTCGGAGTTATTTCTCCTTGGTCATCACCGAGCAAAAAACCTAACATGGCTGGATGATTGGCGACTGCATCATAAAGGAATTTTAGTTCTTCAAGACTTGCACGATGTTCAAAAGGATTTTCATAAGGCTCTAC
It includes:
- a CDS encoding YbjN domain-containing protein, which gives rise to MKHITLQLIKEYLERFGWKNYEAVNEPFEQEGIIYTGWRSSENSPVYMVCIDPMIEKKCLSFRTQNLIRAPFDKIPKEQILNLLLALEWINYRIIIGKFAYEPVYGDIRFSIDLPIDENTISYEQFVHSLGLVVEVVETYAPIIVMILEGKVTAERFIQNDLRGEVLLEKTMMSKILKDLLSGLGRVNLN
- a CDS encoding aspartate aminotransferase family protein; protein product: MMRISHPNEDKGNSFRELYTKYVGHGQQTYTPSQIVVEKAQGVCLWTVDGRKLYDFTSGVLVSNLGYAHPLFEKKFKEYYSAYPRNTYNMITPVQVEASKRLVESFGYAKAQKILWSASGSEGIQKAMWTALHRYPDRHIILATRHGFHGKKGLASDVTGDSSPNPNVRWVSFPMGEGYGEDYYQKELDELWKTYPNKIALLITEPYLGAKGSYHPPKWYHQLLQKWCNLHDIPFIFDEVQSCFGRTGNMYAFQTYGVEPDLVVLGKGMASGEPASAVVGREDLIEALDYGEASDTFSASTSACCAVCATMDVFEEAKIVEHVKCTAPVLHELLIKLKEEFPFITDVRGEGMVYGIDCVNADIANRCVLEAYYGTGNEGVHFLGPLAKKVLRVSPPLVITKEELEYAYRLLVSAWKRI
- a CDS encoding inositol monophosphatase family protein → MNESKLVDELLMLMRKVSLFTEEVARQKQEHVQSKQDYSPVTIADYGAQILVGYWLSQNYSGDALIAEESSKALLESGEQNFLENLYQLLSLYENNLKKEHILQYLDFNSDITNPKSFWVLDPLDGTKGFLRGDQYAISLAYIKDRVLELGVLACPRLRLPNIIKTDTAGCVFFAQKGRGAWVTSLVDKAEWFPIHVSECTRFEDARLLRSYESKHTNLRDTEQFLLKSRITKSVPIDSQVKYGLLASGEGEIILRFPPEENPEYREKIWDHAGGAIVLEEAGGKVTDVRGASFQFNGDPLLKNSIGVFASNGYLHHLGLEILKEILQHERKG
- a CDS encoding FAD-dependent oxidoreductase translates to MKVAVIGAGIAGLTTAYFLSDKHKVFVYEKSNRPGGGIFSIKYKEENLESNIDLGFTVYNRTHYPNLVNLLDKLNLRSQEVPKRVIINYSKQGLCWCLGEKFQSFPFVTSYFKPVNYRVMSAWKKLKKQSKPFLNKKDLKISLSEYLDEQKIPVDVQNIFILPLVQSFWCGLTSTLKEIPAYSFFSFLDRMGFLDDDEESQWRVVRGGAFRIISQIISGLIYPIRFQTEVTCVRRHPDYVEITTRSGEKETFDAVVIATPADEALKILEKPTESETAILGSYGYEQFSIAFHKDERFAQTALKTPFSWYIQASGDPTKIPPVITWDINQLQQLPFKSRLFLTIAPREGCIPKDKLIYMFQRKAPKATWKMLSVQRRFSEISGMNRTYYCSDYWGEGMLEDSIETAMQVVQMLSKEKRNI
- a CDS encoding HEAT repeat domain-containing protein: MFITQNKNDTLWKKVLPLIFLLPLFCFCDENQFLTINTSEITSDPALVENTSKRIEQLNQSVHYEFLIPDESPKLPINLFLQDHETTFPSNVLSKTTDPILKEQIFASNDPDWLPKFEELFTFPSYEMKLSACKKIYSKNSEYFVQELLKYLANGTADQALILNQLLPDLKQELEEPLIQRLKERQLPPPQHRAIIYTLGRIRSEKSVPLLWNEFQNSSSEEMAYTCVQALANMPHSTPIDQWLQVIQSPFVSVALLSAHAISEYGGTYSEEQIRRILLGEIPVAPKVAEYLLEKVGNYPLEIIVPFFIEVMEKNPNLSLRVATILSQKTGMNLPASPQQWANWWKEQTNPPSPPPSNTDQTSSENMPSSKPDIKVHQPRIRKR